The genomic window CTCTTCTCTGGTTACAGCTGAGCTGTTCTGGGGACATGAACCAGGTTGCCGTGGACACCCGCCTCCCTCGCCAGCCCTGTCCACAGGAGAGACAGTTTTCGGCCGTGGACGACCCTTCATGGGGCCCGCACAAAATGGCTGTGATTGTGCCCTTTAGAGAACGCTTCGAAGAGCTTCTCGTTTTTGTACCTTACATGCACACGTTCCTCAACAAGAAGAAAATACGACACAGGATACTAGTTGTTAATCAAGTGGATCATTATCGGTGGGTGACTTGTTGAATGACaggctcagtgttttttttgctgtttgattGACGATTCaaggtttaaaataaataaataggtaaacAAATACGTTAGAGAGATAGTTGTTGTTAAGGTTTATACAGGAGACAGATGTTGGTTTATGCACTgggtgagggaaaaaaaagaaactcataTTGTTTGTCTTCCTTGCCTCACTGAAATTAAGGCTTTGAGACCAAGCTGGTACACGCCTTGAATCTGGCATATTTGTGCCTTGACGTGaatattacccccccccccccccttccttgattcattgacttttttttttttttcaggttcaaCAGAGCATCACTAATTAACGTAGGGTTCCTGGAGAGCGGGAACGACACAGACTACATTGCTATGCATGATGTGGATTTGTTACCTCTGAATGAAGCTCTAGACTACGGATTCCCAGAGGAAGGCCCTTTCCACGTGGCCTCTCCAGAACTTCATCCGCTCTATCACTATAAGACATACGTTGGAGGAATCCTGCTTCTCACTAAGGAGCATTATAAAATGGTAAACCGCCTCAGACTCGGTGACACTGGATCTCCTGTTTTTAACTGTTCTTAATGTACAATCCAGTTACACTTTCTCCTCCTTCTAGTGCAACGGGATGTCCAATCGGTTCTGGGGCTGGGGCAGAGAGGACGATGAGTTCTTTAGGAGGCTGAGGACAGCTGGACTGCAGGTCAACACTGAACTTAAATGTGTGCTGGTTTTCAGCAAAAGTGCTGGATGGGTTATGTGATgatgcaatttacaatttacaatctggcatttagcagacgcttttaaatccaaagcgacttacagttaGTGCACCAGTCAGATTTAACTGCTTCATAAGCAAATGAATTATGGTTACAAGGGCTCAGTCAGAATTATAGAAACACCACATAGACGCATTTTTTATGAAGTCAGTGAGAATCGGGCCAAACTTTTGCTTTCGGGACAGCTGTAGTTTTTTTCTTGGAATactgttatgtgtgttttgagttGTTTCTAGTGTAACAGTACACCGctcctttaaaatgaaaagcctTCAGTTCTCTGAGAGGTAAAGGAGATGCAAACTTCCTCTAATTGTTTGAATTTCCACAAAGGCCCACTGAGGTTAAGGTtttccgtttgtttgttttttttcagagagtttTTTAGAGATCTATTGATACTAATTGTTAAGTCTGACCTCTGTGCAGCTTTTCAGACCACAGGGGATAGAGACTGGATACAAAACCTTCAGACACATCCATGACCCTgcctggaggaagagagaccaGAAGAGGATAGCTGCACAGAAACAGGTATGCTAAGCAGCTGTTCTCACTGCACGTATATTACTGTTAGTAGTAGTACTACAGTTAGTAGTAATAATTAGCATTATTATTGCTATTGAGACTACAACACGGGACCTTTGTGATCTTTCATGTCCGTCAGTATGGAGGGAAAAACAGATTGAGAGGAGATGCTCCTGTTTAAAGGCAGTTTGCACAATGTGATCATACCTTTTGAATCTCTTC from Chanos chanos chromosome 2, fChaCha1.1, whole genome shotgun sequence includes these protein-coding regions:
- the b4galt7 gene encoding beta-1,4-galactosyltransferase 7 isoform X2, whose translation is MMYSSRRKPVLYFKEDRRSDSEKLHRHGDQFLTGKCTVYKLFGLCVALVLGSLLWLQLSCSGDMNQVAVDTRLPRQPCPQERQFSAVDDPSWGPHKMAVIVPFRERFEELLVFVPYMHTFLNKKKIRHRILVVNQVDHYRFNRASLINVGFLESGNDTDYIAMHDVDLLPLNEALDYGFPEEGPFHVASPELHPLYHYKTYVGGILLLTKEHYKMCNGMSNRFWGWGREDDEFFRRLRTAGLQLFRPQGIETGYKTFRHIHDPAWRKRDQKRIAAQKQEQFKVDPEGGLTNLRYKIESRQELTISGAPLTVINTALECDLNVTPWCQLS
- the b4galt7 gene encoding beta-1,4-galactosyltransferase 7 isoform X1, giving the protein MMYSSRRKPVLYFKEDRRFLTGKCTVYKLFGLCVALVLGSLLWLQLSCSGDMNQVAVDTRLPRQPCPQERQFSAVDDPSWGPHKMAVIVPFRERFEELLVFVPYMHTFLNKKKIRHRILVVNQVDHYRFNRASLINVGFLESGNDTDYIAMHDVDLLPLNEALDYGFPEEGPFHVASPELHPLYHYKTYVGGILLLTKEHYKMCNGMSNRFWGWGREDDEFFRRLRTAGLQLFRPQGIETGYKTFRHIHDPAWRKRDQKRIAAQKQEQFKVDPEGGLTNLRYKIESRQELTISGAPLTVINTALECDLNVTPWCQLS